The Halorussus halophilus genome contains the following window.
CTGATTCACTCATTGTGGGACTCCAGCGACTGTGTTTCGTTGTCCTCCGCTCGCCAACTCTCGCGACGAACAGGCGTCCATTCGTTTGTCATTTGGCCTCATCAGTCAGTCCAGCTCCTTTTCGAACGGCGATTTAGTCGATTCCGGTTCGTAGCCACTCAAGAAGACGAGGTTGCCCCGACCGACTTGAACGCGGGTGATGAGACCCTTGTCCTCCATCTTCGAGAGCTTCCGACTGACCGTCGATTTCGACCAGTCGGTCTCGTCGGTAACGTCGGTCTGTTTCATCCGGCCACCGTACTGCGTGAGTAGTTCCCGGATGCGGTCCTCGTCGGTGAGCATCGCGTCCTCCGGGAGGTCGCTGAACTCACTGTCGGGACCCGAAACGTCGTCGTTTCCAGCCGCTGGGGCGTTCGTCGGCGGCGACCCGACCGTTGAGTCGGATTCGTCGCCGGCCGTCTCGGCGGTGTTCGCGTCGTCTGACTCCGAAGAACTGGAGAACAGCCCTGTCAGTGAGTTTCGAACCGCGGAAAACAGCCCACCGTCCGAATCGTCCCCAGCCGTTTCTGTCTCGTGCGATTGGGCGTGGTCGCTCGTCGCACTTCGGTCGCCGTACGTCTCTTTGACCGACCACTCGTCCTCGTCGGCGGACACTTCGACGACGGCGTCGAACAGCGTCTTCAGCGTGTTGACGGTCTCGGCGTCGTGGATGTCCGGGTCCATGTGGTAGTAGCCGACTGCGTCCGCAGACTGCACACGGTGAGTGAGGATGTGCAAGTAGCGGAACGCAGTGTCGAAATCGACGTACTCCAGCAGGATAGACAAGGTCTGGACGGAAATGACAGCCTGATCGTCGTTCGTCTGCCACCGCGTAAGCTGTTCGCTCAGCGGTGCGATGATGTCCATCGGCTGGTTCGGATCGACTCGTGCGACGGTCGTGTCGGGTGGTAACGCTTCAGTGTTCGTCTCGTCTGCGTCCGTCTGAACCTTGTTCGCGTGGATGAACGCCAACTCGGCAGGAAGCGTCTCCATATGTGCGTTCCAGTCCGATATCCACGTCTCCGGCGGTGGCGTGTACGTCACTGCGGCGACGTTCGTCTGCTCCGGCGGCGTCGTCGCTGTCAGTAGCTCTAAACACGCCCGATTACCAGTCGGCGTCAACGGTGCTAGCAGGAGTACGTTCGAAGCACGTTCGAGTTGCCTCCTGTCCGATGTATCGATGTTCATTCGTTGTTGTGCAGTATCGCCAGTTGTTTCCCCAATTTTGAAAGATGGTGCCGAGTAGTAGGATATATATCCATCGCGAGTATTAATCTATTGCTGTTTCGGGAGGGCAGTCAGTATGTGTTTAATCGTCGCGAGGTAGCGTGGCGTTGCCGGGTCACTCCGACCGCCTCCGTACCGTCACGACGCACCCTTCCATCCGCAACGTGATTTGGCACCATCCTCAAACGTACTTTCTCCGAGAGACTTTCAGTAGGAAAAAGAGACCGGGGGCATATAAAAGCGAGGCAGTATCACTCACGGCTATTATAAATACACGGCCGAACCGTCTGAATCTCAATTAATAGAGTGGTCAGTCACTATTTGCTAGTGAATTTCCATTTTTGGCCGTCTTGTGGAGGAGCGTGTTCTCGATGAGGTTGTTGTGTCCCCGGCGGAGACGGGTCGAGAGTGCGTTCGGGGAGATGTCGAGGTCGTTGGCGAGTTCTTCGAGCGTGACTCCACGCGGGACCGAGAAGTACTGGGATTCTGCTGCCACAGTCAGGGCTTCGTGCTGTTTCTCGGTGACGTCGTACTTCCCGACTGCTTCGGGATTGCGAGACTCGTAGAGCCGTGAGAGGTCGAATTCGAGACCGTAGGTCGCACAGAAGTCGTGGAACTTCGAGAGCGACTCTTCTTCGGGGAACAACGCACGAAGTTCCCACCCGTCTGCGGTCCCTTGGGCGGTGAGAATCGTCGCCTCCGTCTCGGAGATGGCGAACGAGATGCCGCTGTTGTTGTCGTTCCACGACGCCCGATAGAAGCGCTTGTCGTCGTGTTCTTCGAGCGTACCGATGCTATCGACCGTTGAGTCGGTCTCCATCGCTGCTTCGAACGCCTCGAAGTTCGTTCCAACTGCCCAGAAGTACGGCGTGATTTCTCGCTCGTCGGCGACGACGCGTTCGACTTCGATTCCGACCTCTGGGACGGTCTTCAGTGCTGTGCCGAGCAGGAACTTCTCCGCTGGGACACTGAACTCGGCTAGGATGCTCATTAGTGAAGTGTACGATACTAAAGTAGATAAGGTTAGGTTTCGTTTCGTCGTTTGTTCTACGTTGAGCTGAACTTAGGCCGGTGTTATAAAATTTCGAGTACACTTCGTAGTGGAGCGATACACCTTGGGGTTTTATTATCGAACCGTCTGATGGGTCGATACGTAAGTTCCGTAGCATGAGCGGGCGTTTCCCAGAGCGAATCTCGACCGGTACGGAAGGGTTGGACGATATCCTCCAAGGTGGTCTCGTCCCGAACAGGAGTTATCTCGTTCGGGGCGACCCTGGAACTGGCAAGACCATCCTCGGTCTGAACTTTCTGACCGCGAAGCGCGAAGACGAGACCGCGCTCTACGTCAACCTCGAAGAGACGGAGGAAGACATCAGAACCAACGCCGCTTCCGTCGGCATCGATATCGGCGACGTCGAGTTTTTAGACCTCTCTCCCGAGTCACAGGTGTTCTCGCAAGACCAGTCCTACGACATCTTCGCTCCCGACGAAGTCGAACAGGACCCACTGACCACCAAGATTACCGACCGCGTCGAAGCGCTCTCGCCCGACCGAGTGTTCATCGACCCGCTGACGAAGTTACGGTATCTCACGGCCGACGAGTACCAGTTCCGCAAGCAGGTCATCTCGTTCATGCAGTATCTCCGCGAGCGAGGGGCGACGGTGCTGTTCACCTCCCAGAACACGAGCGAGTCGTCGGACGAAGACCTCCAGTTCCTCAGCGACGGTATGATAGAACTCGCGCGCGACAGCAGTGGCCGAACGATTTCGGTGCCCAAGTTCCGTGGCTCTGGAACGCAGAGCGGGACCCACTCGCTGTCCATCGGCGACGACGGCATTCGAGTGTATCCCGAGATACAACCCGAAAAACACGACAGCGAGTTCGTCTCAGAGCCGCTGTCGTCGGGCGTTCCACAGATAGACGACCTGCTCGGTGGCGGGTTAGAGCGCGGAACCATCACCATCATCAGCGGACCGACCGGTGTCGGAAAGACGACCACCGGGTCGCAGTTCGTGAAGGAAGCGGCTGGACGTGGGGAGCGGTCGGTGATGTACATGTTCGAGGAGACGAAACCGACGTTCCTCGAACGCAGCGAAGCCGTCAACATTCCCGTCGAAGAGATGTTGGGCCAAGAGGTGCTCTCCGTACAGGAGGTCGAACCGCTGAACCACTCTGCGGAGGAGTTCGCCCAGATGGTCAAGAGCGAAGTCGAGGAGAACGATACCGACATCGTGATGCTGGACGGCATCGACGGCTACAAGCTTGCGCTCCGCGGCGAGGAGGACAACCTCGTCCGGAAACTGCACTTGCTCGGTCGCTACCTGAAGAATATGGGCGTCACCGTCATCCTGGTGGACGAAACGGCGGGCGTCACGGGCGAGTTCCGTGCGACCGACTCCGGCATCAGCTACCTCGCGGACAACATCGTCGTCCTTCGGCACATGGAAGTGCAAGGTGAACTTCGGAAAGCCATCGGCGTGCTGAAAAAGCGGACCAGCGACTTCGAGCGCACCCTACGAGAGTTCGAGATTACCGAACACGGTCTCACGGCCGGGGAGCCGTTGACAGAGCTTCAAGGCGTTCTCAGCGGAACGCCGAAGTGGGTCGGCGAGACCGACGCCGAACAGAAGTTCATCGACGAGGAGTAAAGACGGGTCTTCGGTGAGGGGTACAGAGGGTCTTCGGCGAGGAGTAGAGTTCTTCGACAGGGGGTAGCTTCGACAAGGAGTAAATTTCTACGCGCGTGGGAGTTCGACCGGCTCGTCCCGAGTGGTGACCGATATTTCGGCGTACGGGTGAGTCACGTCGGTTTTTCTCGTGGCTCGCCGAACCACCAGCGAAGGTCGTTGACCCGGAGTTGCTGACGTGGTGGGAGGTCTTGGACGGTCGTGGCGTCGGGGAACAGTCGCTCGCCCATCTCGCTCTGGTGGAACATCTTCCGGCGGTCGGGCCACGCCGGGTCGAAGCTGTCGAAGAACGGCAGTTTCCGGCGGGCGAACCGCTCGATTTGGTTGAGATGGTGGGAATCGTACGGTTTGTCCGGCGGCCGGTGTCGGTAGATGTCGTCGTCGAGTCGGCGGATAGCCGCTCGAACGGTGTCGCGGTTCCGCAGTTCCGGCGGCGTTCGAAGGTGCCAGTCCAGCAACTCGCTGTCGATGGTGACGAACGCTTCGAGGTAGTTGTCCGCGAGGTGGACGCGGAACGGAAGCGCAGGCTGGTTTCGAATGATGAGTACGTCCATCAGGTTGTGGACCGAGTCCGCGCGCGACCAACACCTACGAAGCTCCGACCGGAGGCTGTCTTCGAGGAACGCTTCGGGGTCGGCGATTTCGAGGTCCGCGTCGAAGCCGAGACTGTCGAGCGCTGGCGTCACGCAGTCAGCGAGTCGGTCGCTCCCGTCGGGGAGGAAACCGAGCGTGTCCAACAGCGAATCGATGGGTCGAGGGTTGTCGTCGAGGCGCTTGAGTGGAATCTCTAATCCGAGAACGTCGAGCGTCTCCTCTTGCAGGAAATATCCCTTGAACAGCGTGTCGTACAGTAATCCGTGGTACATCGTATCGAGTTCGATGTCCACGTCGTAGGCGGCGTGGTGGATGTGCAGCGACTCTTTGATGCCCTGGGAGTACCGGACTTTCTCGCCCGCGGCGAACAGATACCGGCGGCACGGTTCCAGTATCTCGTGGTCCGAGCCGTACTGCTCGGCCAACCGCTCGGCGACATCTACCTCCTGTGAACCGGCGCGGCCGAGGGTGTAGCACCGCTCGATGTCCGGAATTTGGGAGAGCAGCGTCCGAGAGTCCTGACCCGCAGACAGCAACAGCCCCTTCGTTCCGGGGTAGTGCGAACGGCGGGCGATGGCACTCCGAAGTCGGTCGGCGAGTTCGCCGACGTGGTCGAATTCGTCGGCGTCGCACGGGTCGTAGACGAACCGGTCGAGTTCGGCCGTCTCTGCCGGAGTGAGATAGCCGTCGAACGGTACGCGGCGAATCTGGTCGAAGACAGTTCGCTCCCCGAGTACCGTCCCGAGGTGGAGAAATTCGAGCAGTGCGTGCCGGTCCACCGATGGCTCGTCGAGTATCGACCGGAGCGAACCGATGTCCGAGCCGAACGTTCGGACGCCGGTGGCGTCGGTGTAGAAGCACTCCCAAGAGCGAATCGGGTCAGTAGCGACGACGGCGTCGCCCTCGTAGTCCACGCACGCCAAGTACGACCCGTTCAGTTCCGAGAATGCTGCTCGACCGTCCTGCGCGTATCGCTCGAAGAACCACTCGGCAGTGTCCGCGACACCATCAGCCGCGGAGAACGCCTCGCCCCAGACGAGACAACACCCGCGCTCGTCTTCGTAGACCGCGCTCCGACCCGGAATACCGAGTGCTGGGTCACGGACGGCGACGGTCATCGAAGGGCCGGAGACGACGGCGTCGAATGCCCGTTCTGTCCGAATTTCCGATAAATCTGTGTCACCAAAGACGCCGAATATCTCCTTGTTCATCGTTGCACCTGCTCCCGAGCGAGGACGCTACTCGCTGGTGGCGTTCTCGGACGTTCGTACGAGTTCATATCGGCCGACACGGCTCATCTTGCTGTAAACAGGAATCCCCGACTATCAGTCATAGAGGGATGTACTCGACAATCTGTACTATCACGTGAGTCGATGCTTCAACCTCCTCCGCTGGCGTATTAGTAGCGTCGAACTCACGGCGGGCGAGTGTGTTAGCGCCTGCTGCTGGTCGTAGGTCCGTTGTACCGACGACACCGCAGACGCCCATCATTGCTGTCGATAGTGGTTGACGGCGACTCGACACTTTATTATCGACTGTATAATCGGTTGTCGGGCGGTAAGCGCGGGAAAACAGTTAATCGTCGTCGCACTTCTGAAGTTCAGTTATTTCGACCATCCAATCGGGAATGTCCATCTGACTGTCCCGAAACGTCCACGCACGGTCGAACGAGATTTCGCCTTGAGAGCCACGTCGAAGCAAGTCCGCCAGTTCGGTTCGAAACTCCGTCGGAGTCATCGGTTCCTCGTTTCCCTGTTCGTCGCGCTCTTCCATGTTCAAGTTGCCCGCGTTCGCGTGAGTTCGGGATATTCGCGGAGTGGAACCACAGAGTCGCCGACGTCCGAACCTGACCCCAAACGGGACCGACTGCTCGGACGCCACAGTAGCTGAACCATACGTCAAAATCAACCCATACCCAGCAAAGCGTTTCCTTTCGTATATCCAGCTATTAAATACTGGTGGCCGGGCGGGCGGGAACCGTAGCCGACGCAAACGAGCCTCCGCCGTCTCGAAACTCCGTCTCCGCGAAATCAACGACGCTTCTTCAGACGGGAGATGTCTACCATCCAGTCCGGCTGGTTCCCATCAGTTCGGAAGTCGTACGCTCGTTCGAGTTCGACGTCGTGACTGTCCGCCGCGCGAAGCAGTTCTTCCAGCGCCGCTTGGAAGTCTTCGTTGGTCGGCTGATAACTTTCCGCCGTAACTTCTTTCGATATGCTGTCAGCGAGGCTCATGACTATATGAATCTTCTACATCGTCAAAGGGAAAAAAGGAGTAAACGTTCCCAACCGTTCCATCCGTTTCACGCTTAAAGAGTGTCAAATAACACGCTGAGAGACTGTCGTCATCGAGACTAGCCATTGCTTGCCACAGCTATCGGTGAGAAAGAAAGCGGCTGAAAAATAGCCAAGTTTGGCGTCTTCTAGATATATTCAGTTCACACACAGTTTCGGGACGTGGTCCATTCCCCCATTACAAATATAATTAATTTTGGCTTCTCTAAGGCTATGAGCCGCGAAAACGGTAATTTCGGCATATGTATCAACCGCACTATCCGAACGTGTGGAAGATAGACCATGACCCGACTCAAGGTAGCTACCGGCGTTATGGCTCTGATGCTAGTGTTCGCTGGCTGTGCCGGCTCTGGTGGCGGGGGCGAAGCTCCGGCAAATAGTAGCGCGGGAACAAGTAGTCGAGACATGGGCGGCGACAGGTCCAGATCCAACGCCGACAGTGGAATGGACGAAGATGCAGGCGAGATGGACGACACCACGACGGAATCGATGAACTCTACCACGGAATCGACGAACACCACCAGTACCAACGCGTCCACGTAACGAGTAGACGCGTCCGCGTAACGAGCGGGGTAGAACGCTCTTTGCGGTCCCTTTTTCAGCGGTCGCAGTCGGAACAAACGCTTATCCGACTCATAAACAAATGCGTCGAAGCCGTTGCTCTACGTAATGTGTACGAGTAACGGCAGTCGAACGGGGCGAACGACGAGAGGTGAGTCGCCGTGAGCGGTGACGACGGCATGGAGATGCTGGTTATCGGCATCGACGCGGGCTGTCTGCCCGTGTTCGAGCGACTCTCTGAGGACGGAGTCATCCCGAACATCGACGCTATTCGCGGGAAGGGAAGCGACGAGAGCGACAGCGACCAAGCTGAAAGCGAAGGCGCGGAAGCCCCGCTCCAGTCCCAAATTCCACCGTGGACACCGAGTGCGTGGCCCTCTATCTACACTGGAGTCAATCCGGCCAAGCACGGTGCGTTCGGGTTCGTCGATTACGACGGCTACGACTGGTCGGTCGTCACCGGCGACAACGTCAACGAACACGCCATCTGGAACGTCCTCGACGAACAGGGCTACAGCAGCGTCGTCCTCAACGCGCCGGTGACCCACCCGCCGGACGAAATCGACGGTGCCATCGTCCCCGGCTTCATTGGCCCGGAGAATCCGACCTGCTACCCACGCGGCACGCTCGAAGACGTCCGCGACGCAGTCGGCGAGTACCGCGTCTATCCGAGCTACTCGCGAGACGACGGCGAAGTGACGAAGCTGGACAAGAAGCGCGAGTACCGAAATCTCGCTCGAATGCGCGGCGAAGCGTTCCGCTATCTCGTCGAGGAACACGAACCCGACTTCGGCTTCCTCCAGTTCCAGCGGACCGACACCGTCTTCCACGAGTTCGAAGGCGACGAGAAGATGGTCGATGCAGTCTACGACGAGACCGACCGCCAAATCGGGAAGGTCTTGGAGCATTGTGACCCCGATAACGTCGTTCTGGTCAGCGACCACGGGATGGGCCACTACGAAGAGTACGAGTTCCGCGTCAACGAGTTCCTCAAACAAGAGGGCTACGTCGAGGAGACCATGGGTGGCAAAGGGATGCCCGGGTGGGGTCCCATCCGCGACGACCTGAAAGACGGCGAAGACGTGGAGTCGTGGGAGCCGTCGATGGCCGAACAGATGGCCGCGAAGGCCGCGGAGTTCGGCGTCACAGCGAGTCGCATCCGCCAGATGCTGGAGAAGGTGAACCTCGCAGAAGTGGCGAAGCGATACGCGCCCAAGAACGTCACTCGAACCGGGAACAAGCAGGTTGACTTCCAGAATTCGCAGGCGTACTTGCGCTCGCGGACCGAACTCGGCATTCGCATCAACCTCGCGGGCCGCGAACCGAACGGTGTCGTCCCGGAAAGTGAGTACGACGACCTTCGCGCCGAACTCATTCAGAAGCTCCGACGGGTCGAGACTCCCGACGGCGAACCGATGTTCGCGGAAGTCGCACCGCGCGAAGAGTACTTCGACGGGCCGTACGAGGAGGACGCTCCCGACATCGTCATCGTCCCTAACGAGTTCCGCCACTTCCTGTCGGACCAACTGCTCGGCGAGCAGTTCGTGAAGACGGACATCTGGAACCACAAGCGCGACGGCGTCATCGCGGCGACCGGCGACGCCATCGACCCCGAAGGAATGCCCGAGCATCCGCATCTGTACGACGTGGCACCCACCGTACTCTCGGCGATGAGCGTCCCATACAGCGACCGAATGGACGGCGAGGCGATTCCGCTGGTCGAGGACGCCGGTGCCCACGCCTACCGCGAGTACAACTCGACGGGCGCGACGCCCGAGACGAAAGCCGGGCAAGGCGTCGAAGACAGACTCGCCGACCTCGGATATCTCGACTAGCGCCCACTGTTTGTCGGCGGCTCTATTTCTCCTGTTCTGCTCTATCTCTTCGTTCTCTGGATGTCTTAGCGTCTCCTCTCAGCAGAGTGTCGCCGCTCGTCGCGTCGATGCGGGCCGGACTGTGCGACTAGGTACGTCGGGTACGTCGGTTACGTCGCGGAGAAGAATCGTCGTCCGGACGGGTGAGAATCGGTCAGTCGATACGGTAGTTCTGTACGCTATGCACTCTCTTTCGGCATGTACTCGGACTGCCAGTGCCAGCGGTCTTGCAGCACTTTTCGTCCCTGGTCGGTCAACTCGTAACGATTCGTTCTGCCGTCGTGCTTGCCCTTCTTGATGAAGCCTTCTTCGACCAGCGTGTTGAGGTTAGTGTACAGTCTACCGTGTTGGATGCTACGGTTCTGTGAGCGTTCAAGTTCTTGTTTGATGTCCTGTCCGTTCGGGTCCTCGAGTCCGTTGAGGACGAACAACAGGTCGCGCTGGAAGCCAGTATAGTCGTGCATCGAAACCCCTACCGACAACTTGGAGAGTCGTGTATATATGACCCGGAGACCGTTGTGGAAAATAGCGGTTCTGTAAGCTTCTCGCGGAACAGGTTATTCTCCGGTCAACCTCGAAAAACCGCCTCTAAGCGGGGTTTAGGAGCCATATAATAAGAAGGCTGTACGTCATACGTAGTCATGTGTCGCCACGCGACTAACCCATACTCCCCTCATCCCCCACCCACCCACCTGCCAACCCAGCTCGGTGGCGACACAACTTGCTTCCTGAACCTACGACCGTGAGCGAGAGCTATGGCCTGCGAACGCGAGTCATCGTGGTCGATGTAGTCGAGACGGTCGAAGCCACTGCCGAGAGACTGTTTACAGCTTGGTGGAAGTGATACGAGACTCGTCGGACAGTCGGTGACCACGTTGGCAGGTTCGCTCTCCAAAATTTTTGCGCACCCGCCTAGCGGCGGGTTTCGGCCCGTGACACAGCCGAACGCGGTCGCGGCACCGCCGCGGGGTGGCCGCGGCGCGGTCGAGGGTGAGGAAAGAGGGGAGGTGCGGAGGGGAGAAAGGAGAGGGAGACAGTTAGGGATACTAATCGCAAGAAGGGACGCTTTTGTGCACACTACTATGCACAAAAGTACCCGTGTGGCGTCTTCTGGAACTGTCACGGGTAGTCCGGAGGGAGTTTCCGAAGAGTGGTCGTCGCTTCTAATCGCAAGACGGCGGTCTTTCGTGAAGGGGTGTCTTCACGATAGCCACCCATGCAGGTGATTCCGCGGTCGCTGTTCTCGGTTCCTTCCGGAATCGGAGATACTAATCGCAGGACGGGGAGCTTCTGTGCACCACGTGGTGCACAATAGCCCCCCGTAGTTGGTAAACCCCGCTAGGCGAACGACTGTTCGGTCGTTGCTGAAGCTGTAAATTAGGCGTTAGAGATAAATAAAGCTACTATAACACTATATAACTACTCTACTACCCTCTAACAAAATAACCATTTTATTAATGTCAGTAAAAAATAATTGTACTAGAGATCACTTCTATAAACGGGGAAGGACAGGAAAACGGACAGAGAACCACCGCTATCGGTTAGATACAGACGTATCCAATCGAGACACACAGAACAAGCAGTACCATAACGGGTGGCTATCGTGAAGACACCCCTTCACGAAAGCTTTCCCTCTGGCGATTAGCTAGGTAGAAACGTCAGAACATCATCGCCACATCGCTAGCGAGAAAGGTGCATTTCTGTGCTGGTGAACTGAACGAGAGCAGGTCGTCCCGGCGTCTCTACGATTTCTTTGTCTCGGAGGTCGCCAACGAACCCCTTGACCCGGCGCTTGCTTAGTTCGAGTTCTTCCGCAAGAGTATCATATCCGACGCCGTGTCGTCGCTCCACCAGCCGACGCAACAATTCGAGTCGAGTTCGGCCTCCAGACCGAATCCAATGAAGTAGTGACCGATACGCTTGCTCGTGTTCGGAGTGGAGGCGGAAGAGATTCAGAACGCTACGAGCACTCACACCTTCCTCGTCTAAACACTCCCAGACCTCATCCGGAACGTCCAACTCTTCTCGGAATTTCAGTCGCTCGCGAGACGGACCAAGCGGTTCGTCCGGTCTGTTCGGATGCGTCATCGCCAGACACCTCCGCTCGGCGCATCCAATTCGTCATCTCCCTGTTTGCCAGTCCGCGGTTCGCGGTTCAGTGCTGTGCTGTCAATCGTGGTCGTGTCGTACATCGTGGTCGTCACTCTCGATGGCCGACGCCCGAAGACGCCACGCGAGGGATAGCGTTGCCACTCTCCGAAGGGCAATCTATTTCATCCTCCCGCGAGAAACCAGAATTGTTCAGGCCCCGGTTTCTCAGCGAGTTGTGTTCTCGATAGCAGTGCGTTTCGTCTGTAGTGACTATTCTCCACCGATTAGTCTTAATTCCTGCGGGAGCGCAGGCGAGCGAAGGGGGAAAGAGCGCCGAGAACGCGACCGTCCAAAGCCATCAACTATCCAAATTTTCCGTTCTAGACGGGGTAGTTAGACCCTCTATATTAAGGTTCGGCGTAGTGTATAATTCTCTCATGTTCGGAACGAGCGGCATCCGTGGAGAGGTGGGTGACGTAGTGACCTGCGACCTCGCGCTCGCAGTCGGCCGCGCACTGGCAAGTGAAGGCTACGAGAAAGTCGTCGTCGGCCGCGACCCGCGCGAGAGCGGTGAGATGCTATCTGACGCCGTTTCTGCGGGGCTTCGAGAATGTGGTGCGGACGTGGTCCGACTTGGACAGGCCGCGACGCCGACCGTCGCTCGGAGCGTCGGCTGGCAAGACGCCGACGCTGGGGTCTCGGTCACGGCGAGTCACAACCCCGCGAAGGACAACGGACTCAAGCTGTGGAACCCCTCCGGGCAGGCGTTCGACACTGCTCAGCGCGAGACCATCGCCGAACGCGTGCGCGAAGAAGACGCCGACTTGCGGCCGTGGGACGGATTGGGCGGCCAGCGCCGTTGGGAGGAAGCCGACGAGTACCACGCCACGGCCCTCGACGAAGCGGTAGACATCGAGGACGACCTCACCGTCGTCGTGGACGTGGGCAACGGTGCTGGCGGCGTCACCGCCGAAGCACTCCAGCGACAGGGGTGTACCGTGACAACGCTGAACGCCCAGCCAGACGGCAGTTTCCCCGCTCGACCGAGCGAACCGACCGAAGAAGCCTGCACGCGACTCTGGCAGACCGTCGCGGCGACCGACGCCGACCTCGGTATCGCCCACGACGGAGACGCCGACCGAATGCAGGCTGTCACCGCCGACGGAGAGTTCGTGTCCGGTGACGTGCTGTTGGCACTGTTCGCACGGGAAACTGCTAGCGAAGGCGACCTCGCGGCGGCACCACTCAACGTCAGTCTCGCGGTGGACGACGCGCTCGCCGAAGTCGGCGCGTCACTCACTCGAACCAAAGTCGGCGACGTGTTCGTCGCGGAGCGAGCAGCAGAGCCGAACGTCACCTTCGGTGGCGAGGAGAGCGGTGCGTGGATTTGGCCCGAAGAGATTCTCTGTCCCGACGGTCCGCTCGCGGCGTGTAAGCTCGCCGAGCTGGTGACCGAACGCGGCCCACTCGCTGACCTCGTCGGCGAGATTCCGACCTACCCAATCGAGCGGACGAACGTTCGCACCGACGAGAAGGAAGCAGCGATGGAGCGCATCGCTGCGGAGGTCGCAGACCACTACGAAGACGTGACGACCGACGACGGCGTTCGCGTGGAGACCGACGACGGCTGGTTCCTCGTTCGAGCGAGCGGTACCCAGCCGTTGATTCGAGTGACAGCGGAGGGTCGAACCGAATTGCAAGCCGAGGAGTTGTTCGAGGCGGCGTCAGAAATCGTCGAGAAAGCGACGTAGATAGCGTTGCGCACAGAGCTACCGCTGGTGTACGCGACGTCAATCTAACTGAAGACTCCAGAAGAGCTACTGGCGGTGATAATCGGCGGTGTCCAGTTCTCGGTAGGTTGCGCAGTTGGGGCAGGCTTTCACGATGTCGGCGTTGTCGCCGAACACACGGGCGAACTGCCGCGTGACGTGTTCGCCGCAGTTCGTACAGTTCGTGCCTGCACCACTCGTATTACCGGGAACCCACGCGTTCTGTGGTTTGCTCATGACATCTGTTGTATGGACGGATTGCAGGTTTACTATTGGCCGTATAACCATCGAACGAAACAGTTGTAGAGTGTTGTACGCGCCGTTTCAGGCCGAACGAGCGGGGTTTAATTCCAAGATAATTAAACCACTACGCGCGAAATTGCCTCCTAATGCAAGCAGTGATTCTGGCCGCGGGCCAGGGGACCCGTATCCGCCCCTTGTCGGCGTCGCTCCCGAAACCGATGTTGCCCGTCGCCGACCGGCCGCTCGTCGCTCACACGGCGACAGCAGCGGCCGACGCTGGCGCAGACGAACTGATACTGGTCGTCGGCTACGAGGCCGACGCGGTCCGCGACTACTTCGGCGCGGAGTTCGCCGGTGTGCCAGTCAGCTACGCCGTCCAGAAAGAGCAGTCGGGGACGGCCGACGCAGTGCGGGCCGCCCAAGAAC
Protein-coding sequences here:
- a CDS encoding helix-turn-helix domain-containing protein translates to MSILAEFSVPAEKFLLGTALKTVPEVGIEVERVVADEREITPYFWAVGTNFEAFEAAMETDSTVDSIGTLEEHDDKRFYRASWNDNNSGISFAISETEATILTAQGTADGWELRALFPEEESLSKFHDFCATYGLEFDLSRLYESRNPEAVGKYDVTEKQHEALTVAAESQYFSVPRGVTLEELANDLDISPNALSTRLRRGHNNLIENTLLHKTAKNGNSLANSD
- a CDS encoding asparagine synthetase B family protein, with protein sequence MNKEIFGVFGDTDLSEIRTERAFDAVVSGPSMTVAVRDPALGIPGRSAVYEDERGCCLVWGEAFSAADGVADTAEWFFERYAQDGRAAFSELNGSYLACVDYEGDAVVATDPIRSWECFYTDATGVRTFGSDIGSLRSILDEPSVDRHALLEFLHLGTVLGERTVFDQIRRVPFDGYLTPAETAELDRFVYDPCDADEFDHVGELADRLRSAIARRSHYPGTKGLLLSAGQDSRTLLSQIPDIERCYTLGRAGSQEVDVAERLAEQYGSDHEILEPCRRYLFAAGEKVRYSQGIKESLHIHHAAYDVDIELDTMYHGLLYDTLFKGYFLQEETLDVLGLEIPLKRLDDNPRPIDSLLDTLGFLPDGSDRLADCVTPALDSLGFDADLEIADPEAFLEDSLRSELRRCWSRADSVHNLMDVLIIRNQPALPFRVHLADNYLEAFVTIDSELLDWHLRTPPELRNRDTVRAAIRRLDDDIYRHRPPDKPYDSHHLNQIERFARRKLPFFDSFDPAWPDRRKMFHQSEMGERLFPDATTVQDLPPRQQLRVNDLRWWFGEPREKPT
- a CDS encoding ATPase domain-containing protein; translated protein: MSGRFPERISTGTEGLDDILQGGLVPNRSYLVRGDPGTGKTILGLNFLTAKREDETALYVNLEETEEDIRTNAASVGIDIGDVEFLDLSPESQVFSQDQSYDIFAPDEVEQDPLTTKITDRVEALSPDRVFIDPLTKLRYLTADEYQFRKQVISFMQYLRERGATVLFTSQNTSESSDEDLQFLSDGMIELARDSSGRTISVPKFRGSGTQSGTHSLSIGDDGIRVYPEIQPEKHDSEFVSEPLSSGVPQIDDLLGGGLERGTITIISGPTGVGKTTTGSQFVKEAAGRGERSVMYMFEETKPTFLERSEAVNIPVEEMLGQEVLSVQEVEPLNHSAEEFAQMVKSEVEENDTDIVMLDGIDGYKLALRGEEDNLVRKLHLLGRYLKNMGVTVILVDETAGVTGEFRATDSGISYLADNIVVLRHMEVQGELRKAIGVLKKRTSDFERTLREFEITEHGLTAGEPLTELQGVLSGTPKWVGETDAEQKFIDEE
- a CDS encoding helix-turn-helix transcriptional regulator, whose product is MNIDTSDRRQLERASNVLLLAPLTPTGNRACLELLTATTPPEQTNVAAVTYTPPPETWISDWNAHMETLPAELAFIHANKVQTDADETNTEALPPDTTVARVDPNQPMDIIAPLSEQLTRWQTNDDQAVISVQTLSILLEYVDFDTAFRYLHILTHRVQSADAVGYYHMDPDIHDAETVNTLKTLFDAVVEVSADEDEWSVKETYGDRSATSDHAQSHETETAGDDSDGGLFSAVRNSLTGLFSSSSESDDANTAETAGDESDSTVGSPPTNAPAAGNDDVSGPDSEFSDLPEDAMLTDEDRIRELLTQYGGRMKQTDVTDETDWSKSTVSRKLSKMEDKGLITRVQVGRGNLVFLSGYEPESTKSPFEKELD